In one Leptospira fletcheri genomic region, the following are encoded:
- a CDS encoding NHL repeat-containing protein translates to MFGEHTKMHFRFRIPLVGRVLLFSLLLQSCNQAKPINVDMSHGSGFLLSIVLGNLSGSGGSTGGASCTAANLALGETSTVVLGQTNFTSSGFGSGLNQLHNPQGMTHDSAGGLWVSDTQNNRMLHFPAGATTNGTADLSIGGAFGTALNQFNNPQAIAMDFAGGFWVADYLNHRVLHFPSGVVSNGNADIVIGTTGTSGLSTTLLNSPRGVTVDSSGGIWVVDTGNNRLLHFSAPLTSGKPADIVLGQSSFTVGSTTTAAAATLANPNSVTADSNGGIWVSDAGYHRVLHYSSPFSNGKSADLVLGQFNFGTSSPAASQTGLWTPTGLSMDAAGGLWVADYGNRRAVHYSPLFFNGQSADHVLGEPDYVTNNPNLTVSAQQLLGPNALTVSPCGQLWVADYSASRVLYYP, encoded by the coding sequence ATGTTCGGCGAACATACCAAAATGCACTTCAGGTTTCGGATTCCACTCGTAGGGAGAGTCCTTCTTTTCTCTCTTCTTCTTCAGAGTTGTAACCAAGCGAAACCGATCAACGTCGATATGAGCCACGGAAGCGGCTTTTTACTTTCCATCGTTCTGGGCAATCTTTCGGGATCCGGCGGCTCGACCGGTGGAGCTTCCTGTACTGCCGCCAATCTTGCTCTCGGGGAAACTTCCACAGTTGTTTTGGGGCAAACGAATTTCACCAGCAGCGGTTTCGGTTCCGGTTTGAACCAACTCCACAATCCGCAAGGTATGACTCATGATTCGGCCGGGGGACTTTGGGTTTCGGATACCCAAAACAATCGGATGCTCCATTTCCCCGCCGGTGCGACCACAAACGGTACGGCGGATCTTTCCATCGGCGGAGCCTTCGGAACGGCACTCAACCAATTCAATAATCCTCAGGCGATTGCGATGGATTTCGCAGGAGGATTTTGGGTCGCGGATTATCTGAATCATAGGGTTTTACATTTTCCGAGCGGAGTCGTTTCCAACGGGAATGCGGACATCGTGATCGGAACCACGGGAACTTCCGGACTCTCTACGACTTTATTGAATAGTCCTAGGGGAGTGACAGTAGATTCTTCCGGCGGAATTTGGGTAGTGGATACCGGAAACAATCGGTTGCTTCATTTCTCGGCGCCTCTTACTTCCGGAAAGCCGGCGGATATCGTTTTGGGCCAAAGTTCGTTTACGGTCGGAAGCACTACTACGGCGGCAGCGGCTACTCTTGCGAATCCGAACTCGGTTACGGCGGATTCTAACGGCGGAATTTGGGTCTCGGATGCAGGGTATCACCGAGTGTTGCATTATTCTTCTCCGTTTTCCAATGGAAAAAGTGCGGATTTGGTTTTAGGACAATTCAACTTCGGAACCAGCAGTCCAGCCGCTTCCCAAACGGGTCTGTGGACTCCTACCGGTTTGTCTATGGATGCTGCCGGGGGACTTTGGGTGGCCGATTATGGCAACAGAAGAGCCGTACATTACTCTCCTTTATTTTTCAACGGACAATCCGCCGATCATGTGTTAGGCGAACCGGATTACGTTACGAATAATCCGAATTTGACGGTTTCCGCGCAACAATTGCTCGGGCCGAATGCGCTTACGGTTTCTCCTTGCGGACAGCTATGGGTGGCAGACTATTCAGCCAGTAGGGTGCTGTACTATCCTTAA
- a CDS encoding Dps family protein yields the protein MKPNIGIPDKDRDAINQGLQSLLADTYFLYLKTHNYHWNVTGPLFNTLHLMFMTQYTELWNALDLVAERIRSLGYPAPGTYKAFAKLTSLKEEDGVPKAEDMLKNLVEGHEAVIRTARGILPAAESGGDEVTTDLLTQRLEIHEKTAWMLRSMLE from the coding sequence ATGAAGCCGAATATCGGAATCCCGGACAAAGACAGAGATGCGATCAACCAAGGCCTCCAGAGCCTGCTTGCGGATACGTACTTTCTCTATCTAAAAACACATAACTATCACTGGAACGTGACAGGGCCCCTGTTTAACACTCTCCATCTCATGTTCATGACCCAGTACACGGAACTTTGGAATGCGCTAGATCTGGTTGCAGAAAGGATCCGTTCCTTAGGATATCCCGCTCCGGGAACGTACAAGGCCTTTGCCAAGCTGACCTCTCTAAAAGAAGAAGACGGAGTCCCGAAGGCGGAAGATATGCTCAAGAACTTAGTCGAGGGACATGAAGCCGTAATCCGTACTGCCAGAGGAATCCTTCCTGCCGCCGAGTCCGGAGGGGACGAGGTTACGACGGACTTGTTGACCCAAAGGTTAGAAATTCACGAAAAGACCGCTTGGATGCTCCGCAGTATGTTGGAGTAG
- a CDS encoding DegT/DnrJ/EryC1/StrS family aminotransferase produces MGVPFIDIKRFESGLLESWEEKVKVLSKNASFIGGEEVTNLEVNLAAKAETQYSVACANGTDALQLALRALGVGKGDTVLLPDSTFWATFEAVVNVGATPATVDTNPEDLQMDFEDFKKALEKVKPKAAIIVHLYGWGSSRLEDFRNLCKSKGIPLLEDGAQCFGVKYKGESIYKNAFLSTTSFYPAKVLGGAGDGGAVFTNEEALASKVRMLSNHGRTSHYGYGDVGWNSRLDTLQAAFLNLNLPFLDERISSRRKACQKYYEALPSLGVNVIHPPKDFFENGYCNVTLFDPSERPKIQEILKQKGIGFGNIYPGAMSDQEGAKPYIQGRYGEEHRTGRICSSVLNLPLFPYMKDSELEEVFAAVREYKK; encoded by the coding sequence ATGGGCGTACCCTTTATAGACATCAAACGTTTCGAGTCCGGCCTTTTGGAATCATGGGAGGAAAAAGTCAAGGTTCTGAGCAAAAACGCTTCGTTTATCGGAGGCGAAGAAGTGACGAACCTGGAAGTGAATCTTGCGGCAAAAGCGGAAACCCAGTATTCCGTCGCCTGTGCCAACGGTACCGACGCGCTGCAACTCGCATTGAGGGCTTTGGGAGTCGGAAAAGGGGATACCGTATTGCTTCCCGATTCCACGTTTTGGGCGACCTTCGAAGCGGTAGTGAACGTAGGAGCAACTCCGGCAACTGTGGATACGAATCCGGAAGATCTTCAAATGGACTTCGAGGATTTTAAAAAAGCTCTGGAAAAGGTCAAACCCAAGGCGGCGATCATCGTCCACCTTTACGGTTGGGGCAGTTCTCGACTCGAGGATTTCCGGAATCTATGTAAATCCAAAGGCATTCCTTTGCTGGAAGACGGAGCGCAATGTTTCGGAGTAAAATACAAAGGCGAGTCCATTTATAAGAACGCTTTCCTCAGTACTACTTCCTTTTATCCCGCAAAAGTGCTCGGCGGCGCCGGAGACGGCGGTGCGGTTTTTACGAACGAAGAGGCTCTTGCGTCCAAGGTGAGGATGCTCTCTAATCACGGTAGAACTTCTCACTACGGATATGGGGACGTAGGTTGGAATTCCCGTTTGGATACATTACAAGCGGCCTTTCTGAATTTGAACCTCCCGTTTTTGGATGAGCGCATTTCTTCCAGAAGAAAGGCCTGCCAAAAATATTACGAAGCACTTCCGAGTCTGGGAGTGAACGTGATCCATCCGCCCAAGGATTTTTTCGAGAACGGTTATTGTAACGTTACGCTGTTCGATCCGTCCGAACGCCCGAAAATCCAGGAAATTCTGAAGCAAAAAGGGATCGGTTTCGGAAATATCTATCCGGGAGCGATGAGCGACCAGGAAGGGGCCAAGCCGTACATCCAAGGACGGTACGGAGAAGAGCACAGGACCGGAAGAATTTGTTCCTCCGTTCTGAATCTTCCTCTCTTTCCTTACATGAAGGATTCCGAACTGGAAGAGGTATTTGCCGCCGTTCGGGAATACAAAAAATAG